The Pseudomonas sp. TH06 genome has a window encoding:
- the soxG gene encoding sarcosine oxidase subunit gamma family protein, with translation MTTANVYQQRPTTGARAESSLHHADLASLAGKGRKNAGVIVREKKLLGHLTIRGDGHDAAFAAGVHKALGIELPAALSVIVKGETSLQWMGPDEWLLIVPSGEEFAAEQKLREALGDLHIAIVNVSGGQQVLELSGPNVRQVLMKSTSYDVHPNNFPVGKAVGTVFAKSQLMIRHTAEDTWELLIRRSFSDYWWLWLQDASAEYGLSVQA, from the coding sequence ATGACCACAGCCAACGTGTACCAACAACGCCCGACCACCGGTGCCCGTGCCGAGTCGTCGCTGCACCATGCCGACCTCGCCAGCCTGGCCGGCAAGGGCCGCAAGAATGCCGGCGTGATCGTGCGTGAAAAGAAACTCCTCGGCCACCTGACGATTCGGGGGGATGGTCATGACGCAGCGTTCGCCGCCGGTGTGCACAAAGCCCTGGGCATCGAGTTGCCCGCTGCCCTGAGCGTGATCGTCAAAGGCGAAACCAGCCTGCAATGGATGGGCCCGGATGAGTGGCTGCTGATCGTGCCGAGCGGTGAAGAGTTCGCCGCCGAACAGAAACTGCGTGAAGCGCTGGGCGATCTGCACATCGCGATCGTCAACGTCAGCGGCGGCCAGCAAGTGCTGGAACTGAGCGGTCCGAACGTGCGTCAGGTGCTGATGAAATCCACCAGTTATGACGTGCACCCGAATAACTTCCCGGTCGGTAAGGCAGTCGGCACGGTGTTCGCCAAGTCGCAATTGATGATTCGTCATACGGCTGAAGACACGTGGGAGTTGCTGATCCGTCGCAGTTTTTCGGATTACTGGTGGTTGTGGTTGCAGGATGCATCGGCCGAGTACGGCCTCAGCGTTCAGGCCTGA